One segment of Drosophila mauritiana strain mau12 chromosome 3R, ASM438214v1, whole genome shotgun sequence DNA contains the following:
- the LOC117142955 gene encoding nucleosome assembly protein 1-like 1, whose product METVRNRNPPRVKYTAPQKAEPVSNFTEKEKKTITELKQLYLETINLDVALQRDIYNIEKKYEDKHNIIFDKRKKILEEFRKQNHGDVETTQSVPNFWLRVLKASYTEFISKRDEKILECLSDIRSRLYNEPVVKFDIEFHFDPNDYFTNKVLTKTYFLNCLPDPDDPLVYDGAEIYKCEGCVIDWKQSKDQTKTENQEPSFFEFFSPPLLPEDTLDPNYCGVNAMLQNDFEVGFYLKERVIPKAVIFFTGEISDCQSTSGSETESDDTEDESEAEEEDGVDK is encoded by the exons ATGGAAACTGTGCGAAACCGAAACCCTCCGCGGGTGAAGTACACCGCTCCACAGAAGGCGGAACCGGTCTCGAACTTCACCGAGAAGGAGAAGAAAACCATTACCGAGCTGAAGCAGCTCTACTTGGAGACCATTAACCTGGATGTGGCTCTGCAGCGCGACATTTACAATATCGAGAAGAAGTACGAGGATAAGCACAACATCATATTTGATAAGCGCAAGAAGATTCTAGA AGAGTTTAGGAAGCAAAACCACGGTGACGTGGAAACCACTCAGAGCGTGCCCAACTTTTGGCTGAGGGTTCTCAAAGCATCGTACACCGAGTTCATCAGCAAGAGGGACGAGAAGATATTAGAG TGCTTAAGCGACATCCGTTCTCGGCTCTACAACGAACCCGTGGTGAAGTTTGACATCGAGTTCCACTTCGATCCCAATGATTACTTTACCAACAAGGTGCTGACCAAGACATATTTCCTCAACTGCCTGCCGGATCCAGACGATCCGCTCGTATACGATGGCGCCGAGATCTACAAGTGCGAGGGCTGCGTCATCGACTGGAAGCAGTCCAAGGACCAGACCAAAACCG AAAATCAAGAGCCGTCGTTCTTTGAGTTCTTCTCGCCGCCCCTTTTGCCGGAAGATACCCTTGACCCCAACTACTGTGGCGTCAAT GCTATGCTCCAAAATGATTTTGAGGTGGGCTTCTACCTGAAGGAGCGCGTTATTCCCAAGGCGGTGATCTTCTTCACCGGCGAGATTTCCGATTGCCAGAGCACCAGCGGATCGGAGACCGAGTCGGACGATACCGAGGACGAGTCGGAGGCCGAAGAGGAGGATGGCGTCGACAAGTAA
- the LOC117142952 gene encoding uncharacterized protein LOC117142952, protein MEQAELGSACLAAPKRRFPDNERCGRESVAVLVQPVLQQIPAEEEPEIKQRKKEQEQNEAVDRDTDPNLMDFCDELLFEIFQYLDTSSILAVMHCSPRFENLLLDHRFYHHIDLSNGPLPMGILEEILGRATEKTHTIKICGPPSSQHVAGEFRQFTQTLSSVFPRVVQLKVLELQGVSLDFEYIHITEFPATLKRLKLKDCSVRVGDTPKSIFYSIELHLLDLEDLSIEDNSWFEPYYIMGLSKLPSLRRLSLKGCQALCKFVPYGSMAARFGFQKLESLDLRQTPINNSDLQCFSAIENLKELLLESPQIPHSKQAVAKKTSNGNATDEAASPQPDSLKVLSDDEPSTSRAAMEHLRACKVSFNLDNCNERKEQKSPVPTEPPSEGQDLQAKRIRAPSESDDEDTSSTSGSSSDKSEVLPLPSNGHNGAAGVDLPPRPHAANAGNAANLEAPVQDTGLEPRPPRAYIYVPDAENANNPRQQRSVVAVFAQGTEQRYIYVNQQFSLPINVLMPTRRHRTNPRPNYDQVVSHPMFWNMLEPLDRDYSRRVRPRPLSCQTTPQYYVTDRAMYSFGRADRPVQPDVVWIRNINRSPDNRLERLSLRNYHLITNHTLEHLVQCSPNLVYIDVSGTSVTLPAIRRFRISKPKCEVVANHLEEIEKLPEVEPQEEDDTVVVLLQPPPRADGDQPPKSPPPQEVVAP, encoded by the exons ATGGAACAGGCCGAATTGGGCAGTGCGTGCCTTGCAGCGCCTAAGCGCCGCTTCCCGGACAACGAGCGTTGTGGGCGGGAGTCGGTCGCCGTGCTCGTGCAGCCAGTGCTGCAACAAATCCCGGCCGAGGAGGAGCCAGAGATAAAACAGCGCaaaaaggagcaggagcagaacGAGGCCGTCGACCGGGACACGGATCCCAACCTCATGGACTTCTGTGATGAGCTGCTCTTCGAGATCTTCCAGTACCTGGACACGTCCTCCATTCTGGCGGTGATGCA TTGCTCGCCGCGCTTTGAAAACCTCCTGCTGGATCATCGCTTCTACCATCACATAGACTTAAGCAACGGGCCGCTGCCTATGGGCATCCTAGAAGAGATTCTTGGTCGAGCCACCGAAAAGACACACACCATTAAAATCTGCGGACCTCCGTCCTCGCAGCATGTTGCAGGCGAATTCCGCCAGTTCACCCAAACGCTAAGCTCCGTtttccccagggttgtccaGCTGAAAGTGCTGGAGCTGCAGGGCGTCAGCCTGGACTTCGAATAC ATACACATAACTGAGTTCCCGGCCACTCTGAAGCGTCTGAAGCTGAAGGACTGTAGCGTTAGGGTTGGCGACACGCCAAAAAGCATATTTTACTCTATAGAGCTGCATTTGCTTGATCTAGAG GACCTTAGTATTGAGGACAACAGCTGGTTCGAGCCGTATTATATTATGGGCCTGTCGAAGCTACCTTCCTTGCGGCGCCTTAGTCTTAAGGGCTGTCAGGCGCTGTGCAAGTTTGTGCCGTATGGCAGCATGGCGGCACGTTTCGGTTTCCAAAAACTAGAG TCACTAGATCTTCGCCAGACGCCCATCAACAACTCAGATCTGCAGTGTTTCAGCGCTATCGAGAATCTCAAAGAACTGCTGCTTGAGTCGCCACAGATCCCGCACTCCAAACAAGCCGTTGCTAAAAAAACCAGCAACGGCAACGCCACTGACGAAGCTGCTTCCCCGCAGCCTGATTCACTGAAAGTGCTTAGCGATGACGAGCCGTCCACATCGCGGGCCGCCATGGAGCATCTGCGTGCATGCAAGGTTTCATTCAATTTGGACAACTGCAACGAGAGAAAGGAGCAGAAGTCGCCGGTGCCAACTGAACCTCCTTCGGAGGGCCAGGACCTCCAGGCGAAACGAATCCGAGCACCATCAGAATCCGATGATGAGGACACATCATCCACCTCAGGGTCTTCGTCGGACAAATCGGAGGTTCTACCGTTGCCCAGTAATGGTCATAACGGTGCTGCTGGCGTCGACTTGCCGCCACGTCCACATGCAGCCAATGCAGGCAATGCAGCCAATCTCGAGGCTCCCGTGCAGGATACCGGATTGGAGCCCAGACCCCCGCGCGCCTACATCTACGTACCCGACGCTGAGAACGCTAATAACCCGCGCCAACAGCGTAGTGTTGTGGCCGTATTTGCACAGGGAACGGAGCAAAGGTATATCTATGTCAATCAACAATTCTCACTCCCGATAAATGTTCTGATGCCGACGCGACGCCATCGTACGAATCCGCGTCCGAACTACGATCAGGTGGTTAGCCATCCGATGTTTTGGAACATGCTTGAGCCACTGGATCGCGACTATTCTCGCCGAGTGCGGCCACGGCCGCTTTCCTGTCAGACAACACCTCAATACTACGTCACCGATCGGGCGATGTATAGCTTTGGCCGAGCTGATCGACCGGTGCAACCGGACGTTGTCTGGATCCGGAACATCAACCGCTCGCCAGACAACAGACTGGAGCGACTGTCGTTGCGAAACTACCATCTCATCACAAATCATACCCTGGAGCACCTGGTGCAGTGCTCCCCGAATCTGGTGTATATCGATGTGAGTGGCACCAGCGTCACGCTTCCGGCAATTCGGCGCTTCAGGATCTCCAAACCGAAATGCGAAGTGGTCGCCAACCACTTGGAGGAGATTGAAAAACTTCCGGAGGTGGAGCCACAGGAAGAGGATGACacggtggtggtgctgctgcagccgccgccgcGCGCAGACGGCGACCAGCCACCGAAATCGCCACCGCCACAGGAGGTGGTGGCTCCTTAg
- the LOC117142953 gene encoding 28S ribosomal protein S22, mitochondrial — protein MHLLRSLRQLNGLQGVRQAIRQVSSAPTKPAALQYERDPQPLFTDAETQRLLQSMTQLNLDKVYRKRTVPDNSSETKFMSNEQLDNEFQDLVVRAQHMLQMPPIVQIKKDVERVIAKDAALKDFANSKFVFTDITFGRRQSERKVIVRDTDGTLAYATLDTTKRMNQLYFPLEGRQSYTPRMFALEELLAKCLAEHKYEFILDRLLVQYEPHEPEFHNISARVFEHLNESKQFDLLRSTRHFGPMAFFYAWHRCIDDLLYDMIRRDYLHNAVELIALSYKLHNIPVEYQATLTELGKLHPTPAESALTELRSVFRRHDDKHNIEQEIHTAIGKKEPDFAADEISLKFIEQYIASEHALKKVQLELAVQTLKEVNREKLMLFQGLKKAHGVQAS, from the coding sequence ATGCACCTGCTGCGGAGCCTGCGCCAGCTGAATGGCCTCCAAGGAGTGCGCCAAGCCATCCGGCAGGTGTCCTCGGCGCCCACCAAGCCCGCCGCCCTGCAGTACGAGCGGGATCCGCAGCCGCTCTTCACGGATGCCGAAACCCAGCGGCTGCTCCAGTCCATGACGCAACTGAACTTGGACAAGGTGTATCGGAAGCGCACGGTGCCGGACAACAGCAGCGAAACGAAGTTCATGAGCAACGAGCAGCTGGACAACGAGTTCCAGGACTTGGTGGTGCGGGCTCAGCACATGCTGCAAATGCCACCCATTGTGCAGATCAAAAAGGATGTGGAGCGGGTGATAGCCAAGGATGCGGCGCTAAAGGACTTCGCCAACTCCAAGTTCGTATTCACGGACATCACCTTCGGCCGACGGCAGTCGGAACGCAAGGTAATCGTCCGGGATACGGACGGAACCTTGGCCTACGCCACTCTGGATACCACGAAGCGCATGAACCAGTTGTATTTCCCGCTGGAGGGTCGCCAGTCATACACTCCACGCATGTTCGcgctggaggagctgctggCCAAGTGCCTGGCGGAGCACAAGTACGAGTTCATCCTGGATCGCCTCTTGGTGCAGTACGAGCCACATGAGCCGGAGTTCCACAACATTTCAGCGCGTGTGTTCGAGCATCTCAACGAGTCCAAGCAGTTCGATCTTCTGCGCTCCACCCGCCACTTTGGACCCATGGCCTTCTTCTACGCCTGGCACCGCTGCATCGACGACCTTCTGTATGACATGATCCGTCGGGATTACCTGCACAATGCCGTGGAGCTGATTGCCCTGAGCTACAAGCTACACAACATCCCAGTGGAGTATCAGGCAACGCTGACCGAACTGGGCAAACTGCATCCCACGCCTGCGGAAAGTGCTCTGACGGAGCTAAGGAGCGTCTTCCGACGACACGACGATAAGCATAACATTGAGCAGGAGATCCATACGGCCATTGGCAAGAAGGAGCCCGATTTCGCCGCCGATGAGATCAGCTTGAAGTTCATTGAGCAGTACATCGCCAGTGAACATGCGCTGAAGAAGGTGCAACTGGAGCTGGCGGTGCAAACGCTTAAGGAAGTTAACCGGGAGAAACTAATGCTGTTCCAGGGACTGAAGAAGGCTCACGGCGTCCAGGCTTCGTAG
- the LOC117142954 gene encoding zinc finger protein 569 — translation MYPAQPAKVAPAGQPKSAGKRPRQGPVRMKPISLPVFELPEYVCVETKWVTRKYAIENGIPVQGLHEPITNGDATEAAKKLPEQRRLSEVTGMFITEVTVPRRERAIQTEKGGTKDVGVQCRRDSEEWYLPEELPKDTGSEASDSDEFLTYVSENTFIFPNGMLECAVCGDVANTLLEHQAHMTVHHGPSALCFRCGQRLDHKKLLKHHSLSCPALAPRKSSMLFKCPHLLCTSMSHSEMQLLKHLKNHSGRKCYRCLQCKRYFKTTTSLFVHRKKEQSCAKAKVVALFRRHNGLPHGRGDPRRCSVCLKRFSSDRVCLRHRRQCILGHYRRLSKVLEKEL, via the coding sequence ATGTACCCGGCGCAACCGGCAAAGGTGGCGCCGGCCGGTCAACCAAAATCCGCCGGAAAACGACCGCGCCAGGGCCCTGTCCGGATGAAGCCCATCTCTTTGCCCGTCTTCGAGCTGCCGGAGTACGTGTGCGTGGAGACCAAGTGGGTGACACGCAAATACGCGATAGAGAATGGCATTCCGGTGCAAGGACTGCATGAACCGATCACCAATGGAGACGCTACAGAGGCCGCCAAGAAATTACCAGAGCAGAGGAGACTCAGCGAGGTCACTGGGATGTTTATTACCGAGGTGACGGTGCCGCGCAGAGAGCGCGCCATTCAAACCGAGAAAGGGGGCACTAAGGATGTGGGCGTTCAGTGCCGTCGGGATTCGGAGGAGTGGTATCTACCGGAGGAGCTGCCTAAGGATACCGGTTCTGAGGCCTCCGATTCCGACGAATTTCTCACCTACGTGAGCGAGAACACATTCATATTTCCCAATGGCATGCTGGAGTGCGCGGTGTGCGGCGATGTGGCCAACACCTTGCTGGAGCACCAGGCCCACATGACCGTGCACCATGGACCTAGTGCTCTGTGCTTTCGCTGTGGTCAACGTCTGGACCACAAGAAACTATTGAAGCATCACAGTCTGAGCTGTCCCGCTCTGGCGCCCAGGAAGTCATCCATGCTCTTTAAATGCCCACATCTACTCTGCACCAGCATGAGCCACTCAGAGATGCAGTTGCTCAAGCACCTGAAAAACCATAGCGGCAGGAAGTGCTACAGATGTCTTCAGTGCAAGCGTTACTTTAAGACCACCACCTCTCTTTTCGTACACCGAAAAAAGGAGCAGAGTTGTGCCAAGGCGAAAGTGGTCGCCCTCTTTCGCAGACACAACGGGTTGCCCCATGGAAGAGGTGATCCCAGACGTTGCTCAGTTTGTTTGAAGCGTTTCAGCAGCGACCGGGTATGCCTGCGGCACCGGAGACAGTGCATCCTCGGCCATTATAGACGGCTGTCCAAGGTCCTCGAGAAGGAGCTATGA
- the LOC117145048 gene encoding protein FAM50 homolog: MAHYKGAASEAGRAAQLMKKREIQQQEIEFRKKKIEEELKLDKIENKFATHYDAVEQQLKSSTIGLVTLDEMKAKQEDIVREREKKLAQKKDEKDREKQRALEAIQAEKNKQKRQIQALSFNLDEDEEEEEDDDEDCDKRQLKIKQEDQAKPKWTEIKEEILPIKKKKICKNPDVDTSFLPDREREEQENRLREQLRQEWVMQQAELKDEDISITFSYWDGSGHRRNVLMKKGNSIYQFLQKCLELLRKEFIELKTVMADQLMYVKEDLILPHHYSFYDFIVTKARGKSGPLFQFDVHDDVRMISDASVEKEESHAGKVLLRSWYERNKHIFPASRWEPYDPTKSYDKYTIKDKDKSKK; this comes from the coding sequence ATGGCCCACTACAAAGGTGCCGCCAGCGAGGCGGGCCGTGCCGCCCAGCTGATGAAGAAGCGGGAGATCCAGCAGCAGGAGATCGAGTTTCGCAAGAAGAAGATCGAGGAGGAGCTCAAGCTGGACAAGATTGAGAACAAGTTTGCCACCCACTACGATGCCGTGGAGCAGCAGCTCAAGTCCTCGACCATTGGTCTGGTCACCCTCGACGAGATGAAGGCCAAACAGGAGGATATAGTGCGGGAACGGGAGAAGAAGCTCGCCCAGAAGAAGGACGAAAAGGATCGGGAGAAGCAGCGCGCCCTGGAGGCCATTCAGGCGGAGAAGAACAAGCAGAAGCGACAGATCCAGGCGCTGTCCTTCAACCTGGACGaagacgaggaggaggaggaggacgacgacgaggattGCGACAAAAGGCAGCTGAAGATTAAGCAGGAGGATCAGGCCAAGCCCAAGTGGACGGAGATCAAGGAAGAGATTTTGCCCataaagaagaagaagatatGCAAGAATCCCGACGTGGACACCTCCTTTCTGCCAGATCGCGAGCGCGAGGAGCAGGAGAACAGACTGCGCGAGCAGCTGCGCCAGGAATGGGTCATGCAGCAGGCGGAGCTGAAAGACGAGGACATCTCCATCACGTTCAGCTACTGGGATGGCTCCGGCCATCGGCGCAACGTGCTGATGAAGAAGGGCAACTCCATTTACCAGTTTCTGCAAAAGTGCCTGGAGCTGCTGCGCAAGGAGTTCATCGAACTGAAGACCGTAATGGCCGACCAGTTGATGTACGTCAAGGAGGATCTGATCCTGCCGCACCACTACTCCTTCTACGACTTCATCGTGACCAAGGCACGCGGCAAGTCCGGCCCGCTCTTCCAGTTCGACGTCCACGACGATGTGCGCATGATCAGCGACGCGTCCGTGGAGAAGGAGGAGTCCCATGCGGGAAAGGTGCTCCTCCGCTCCTGGTACGAGCGCAACAAGCACATCTTCCCAGCCAGCCGATGGGAGCCCTACGATCCCACCAAGTCCTACGACAAGTACACCATCAAGGACAAGGATAAGAGCAAAAAGTAG
- the LOC117145199 gene encoding pre-mRNA-splicing factor SPF27 produces MAGEVIVDALPYIDHGYDDVGVRESALAMVEEECRRYRPTKNYLDHLPLPASSPFETPLMANEFERIQNRLPMETLSMKRYELPPPPSGKLSEVSAWQESIENSMAQLEHQWVRSLNLELMLDYGTEAWKSYLEVFTAMQAKAQLQLQQLKKDIQDVNWQRKQAQTQAGERLRSLEAHWVLLVSKNYEIETECVELEKIVHAARQHLQSIAPQPSANDTAPTPEHTNGFDQDDLAESNGSSSSNPDPSQPGDDGADADGDSKEEDKPEAQEESSNGST; encoded by the exons aTGGCTGGCGAAGTTATTGTGGATGCCCTGCCCTACATAGATCACGGCTATGACGATGTGGGCGTGCGGGAATCG GCACTTGCCATGGTGGAGGAGGAATGCCGGCGCTATAGGCCCACCAAGAATTACCTGGACCATCTGCCACTGCCCGCCAGCTCGCCCTTTGAGACTCCGCTGATGGCCAACGAGTTCGAGCGCATCCAGAACCGGCTGCCCATGGAGACGCTCTCCATGAAGCGCTACGAACTGCCACCGCCGCCATCGGGCAAACTATCCGAGGTGTCCGCCTGGCAGGAGTCCATCGAGAACTCGATGGCCCAGCTGGAGCACCAGTGGGTGCGCTCCCTCAACCTGGAGCTGATGCTCGACTACGGCACGGAGGCATGGAAGTCATACCTGGAGGTGTTCACCGCCATGCAGGCGAAGGCgcagctccagctgcagcagctgaaGAAGGACATCCAGGATGTCAACTGGCAGCGCAAGCAGGCGCAAACGCAGGCCGGCGAGCGACTGCGCTCCCTGGAGGCCCACTGGGTGCTGCTGGTCTCCAAGAACTACGAGATCGAGACGGAGTGCGTCGAGCTGGAGAAGATCGTCCATGCCGCCCGCCAGCACCTGCAGAGCATTGCCCCGCAGCCCAGCGCGAATGACACGGCTCCAACGCCGGAGCACACGAATGGGTTCGACCAGGACGACTTGGCCGAGAGCAACGGCAGTAGCTCCAGCAATCCGGATCCAAGCCAACCTGGCGATGATGGAGCAGATGCCGATGGTGACAGCAAGGAGGAGGACAAGCCCGAGGCCCAGGAAGAATCCTCCAATGGGTCAACGTAG
- the LOC117145529 gene encoding 60S ribosomal protein L4, with protein MSLGNARPLVSVYTEKNEPAKGKNICLPAVFKAPIRPDVVNEVHQLLRRNNRQAYAVSELAGHQTSAESWGTGRAVARIPRVRGGGTHRSGQGAFGNMCRGGRMFAPTKTFRRWHRKVNVNQRRYALVSAIAASGVPALVQSKGHVIDGVSEFPLVVSDEVQKVQKTKQAVIFLRRLKIWADIQKVYKSQRFRAGRGTMRDRRRIARRGPLVVYDKDEGLRQAFRNIPGIETINVDKLNLLKLAPGGHVGRFVIWTESAFARLNDLFGTWKKPSTLKKGYNLPQPKMANTDLSRLLKSEEIRKVLRDPRKRVFRSVRRLNPLTNVRQLIKLNPYAEVLKRRAALAAEKRTVAKVLAKAKKQNVDLAKSHFANVATKAAANRAKLLAARKKKVAAKKPAAKK; from the exons ATG AGCTTAGGCAACGCCAGGCCATTGGTCTCCGTGTACACGGAAAAGAACGAGCCAGCCAAGGGCAAGAACATCTGCCTGCCGGCAGTGTTCAAGGCGCCCATCCGTCCGGATGTGGTCAACGAGGTTCACCAGCTGCTCCGCCGCAACAACCGACAGGCCTACGCCGTCAGCGAGCTGGCTG GTCACCAGACCTCCGCCGAGTCCTGGGGTACCGGACGTGCTGTGGCCCGTATTCCCCGTGTGCGTGGTGGCGGTACCCACCGTTCCGGCCAGGGAGCCTTCGGCAACATGTGCCGTGGTGGACGCATGTTCGCCCCCACCAAGACCTTCCGTCGCTGGCACCGCAAGGTGAATGTCAACCAGCGTCGGTACGCCCTGGTGTCGGCCATCGCCGCCTCCGGAGTGCCCGCTCTGGTCCAGTCCAAGGGCCATGTCATCGACGGCGTCTCCGAGTTCCCCCTGGTCGTGTCCGATGAGGTGCAGAAGGTCCAGAAGACCAAGCAGGCTGTCATCTTCCTGCGTCGCCTGAAGATCTGGGCTGACATCCAGAAG GTGTACAAGTCGCAGCGCTTCCGTGCTGGCCGTGGTACCATGCGCGACCGTCGCCGCATCGCTCGCCGTGGTCCCCTGGTGGTCTACGACAAGGACGAGGGTCTGCGCCAGGCCTTCCGCAACATCCCCGGCATTGAGACCATCAACGTGGACAAGCTCAATCTGCTGAAGCTGGCCCCCGGCGGTCATGTCGGTCGCTTCGTCATCTGGACCGAGTCGGCTTTCGCCCGCCTGAACGATCTGTTCGGCACCTGGAAGAAGCCGTCCACCTTGAAGAAGGGCTACAACCTGCCCCAGCCCAAGATGGCCAACACCGATCTGTCGCGTCTGCTCAAGTCCGAGGAGATCCGCAAGGTGTTGCGCGATCCCCGCAAGCGTGTGTTCCGCAGCGTGCGCCGCCTGAACCCCCTGACCAACGTGCGCCAGCTGATCAAGCTGAACCCCTACGCCGAGGTCCTCAAGCGTCGTGCCGCCCTCGCCGCCGAGAAGCGCACCGTGGCCAAGGTGCTGGCCAAGGCCAAGAAGCAGAACGTCGACCTGGCCAAGTCGCACTTCGCCAATGTGGCCACCAAGGCTGCGGCCAATCGCGCCAAGCTGCTGGCCGCCCGCAAGAAGAAGGTTGCCGCCAAGAAGCCAGCGGCCAAGAAGTAA